A section of the Sphaerobacter thermophilus DSM 20745 genome encodes:
- a CDS encoding deoxycytidylate deaminase, with protein MPSKETSPAERMARDEYYMRLAMAVRERASCLGSRVGAVLVLQDRVIATGYNGTPMGMKNCDEGGCDRCAHPERYPAGQGYDACICVHAEQNLLLTAARFGIAVRGAVVYTTMQPCFGCLKELLQAEIEAVYYLHPWQPPAHLQEQYERIQQAIPHGIRQVNIPDDRIAWAMPRRVAAETGHAAPPATDAE; from the coding sequence ATGCCGAGCAAGGAGACGTCCCCGGCAGAGCGGATGGCGCGCGACGAGTACTACATGCGGCTCGCGATGGCCGTGCGGGAGCGGGCCAGTTGCCTCGGCAGCCGCGTCGGGGCGGTGTTGGTGCTCCAGGACCGCGTGATCGCCACCGGCTACAACGGCACGCCGATGGGGATGAAGAACTGTGATGAGGGTGGCTGCGACCGCTGTGCGCATCCGGAGCGGTACCCAGCGGGTCAGGGATATGACGCGTGCATCTGCGTCCACGCCGAGCAGAACCTGCTCCTGACCGCGGCTCGCTTCGGCATCGCCGTCCGCGGGGCGGTGGTGTATACCACGATGCAGCCCTGCTTCGGCTGCCTCAAGGAGTTACTGCAGGCGGAAATTGAGGCGGTGTATTACCTCCACCCGTGGCAACCCCCGGCCCACCTCCAGGAGCAATACGAGCGCATCCAGCAGGCGATCCCCCATGGCATCCGGCAGGTGAACATCCCAGACGACCGCATAGCCTGGGCGATGCCGCGGCGAGTCGCGGCCGAGACCGGCCACGCGGCACCGCCAGCCACCGACGCAGAGTGA
- a CDS encoding HAD family hydrolase, whose protein sequence is MAIVGRWPRAIFYDSKTTLFDWAWSWREAARAYIEKYGLDTSVDDFVERWVRNFEGYQRIAAFGQYTPITGVSMKNALADTFQQYGVDGDAATDIQVFEQLQEQVPLFPDTEAALLAQKELGVKIIIYSDVEAKYLRMYVEKFERFQPDLVATTDEAGYHKPNPWTYRWVLNKMGLEPRDVIYCAAPVFDIQGAMATGMIAAHLRRKEGRLSRATHTPGVVPADYEIESLHELTTIVEFNRYPERYRRQG, encoded by the coding sequence ATGGCGATTGTGGGACGCTGGCCGCGGGCGATCTTCTACGATTCGAAGACGACGCTGTTCGACTGGGCCTGGAGCTGGCGCGAGGCTGCCAGAGCCTACATCGAGAAGTACGGCCTGGACACCTCGGTCGACGACTTCGTCGAGCGATGGGTGCGTAACTTCGAGGGCTATCAGCGCATCGCCGCCTTCGGCCAGTACACCCCCATCACCGGGGTCTCGATGAAGAACGCCCTGGCCGACACCTTCCAGCAGTACGGGGTGGACGGGGATGCCGCGACCGACATCCAGGTGTTCGAGCAACTGCAGGAGCAGGTGCCGCTGTTCCCGGACACCGAGGCGGCGCTGCTGGCGCAGAAAGAGCTGGGGGTCAAGATCATCATCTACTCGGACGTGGAAGCGAAGTACCTGCGCATGTACGTGGAGAAGTTCGAGCGCTTCCAGCCGGACCTGGTGGCCACGACGGATGAGGCGGGCTATCACAAGCCGAACCCGTGGACCTATCGCTGGGTGCTGAACAAGATGGGGCTGGAGCCGCGGGATGTGATCTACTGTGCGGCGCCGGTGTTCGACATCCAGGGGGCGATGGCGACGGGGATGATCGCGGCGCACCTGCGGCGCAAGGAGGGGCGGCTGTCGCGGGCGACGCACACGCCGGGGGTGGTGCCGGCGGACTATGAGATTGAGAGCCTGCACGAGCTGACGACGATCGTGGAGTTCAACCGCTACCCGGAGCGCTACCGGCGGCAGGGCTAG
- a CDS encoding FAD-dependent oxidoreductase, producing MAESVSAVRTVRRSDTPGMTVQADVCVVGAGISGTTAAIMLARRGHRVALVDSCTWIGGQAVGVPIGTIAGLFSAGPNPFLLSPVLATEVLDALAREDACYIQYSRRARTNTVVYDEVTAMRIFEQMLRAGDVQIILGGVVTAADLDGRRIRAVDVATRFGACRIAARAFVDASGDAALAWTAGLACREPTMAIHGTQMCVLEGVVCGDPAETRAVVQHAEGLIRERGEAYGLTRREGVIFLLPSRQVAILNVTHVETPLDPVAFWHHGLEGREQVERAIALLKAEYPEVFGRAHVRSLGHPGIRQTRSIVGMHMLTVDEVNAGVRFPDAIARVAWPIELHDTAAGYRWEPFPDGHVHYIPLRSLLHAEADNLIATGRCIDADPFALSSVRVMGPCMATAVAAAECIDLALWSDSSLHDVDAGKVQERVAPNLDGEWPWPPDGGTSASGA from the coding sequence ATGGCCGAGAGCGTGTCTGCCGTTCGCACGGTACGGCGCAGCGACACACCGGGCATGACCGTCCAGGCGGATGTCTGCGTCGTCGGTGCAGGGATCAGCGGCACGACCGCCGCGATCATGCTGGCACGACGCGGGCACCGGGTCGCCCTCGTCGACTCCTGCACCTGGATTGGTGGGCAGGCCGTCGGTGTGCCGATCGGCACCATCGCCGGCCTCTTCTCGGCGGGGCCGAATCCGTTCCTGCTTTCCCCGGTGTTGGCTACCGAGGTACTCGATGCCCTGGCCCGGGAAGACGCTTGCTACATCCAATACTCGCGGCGGGCGCGTACCAACACTGTGGTCTACGACGAGGTTACGGCCATGCGCATCTTCGAACAGATGCTGCGGGCTGGTGACGTGCAGATCATCCTCGGTGGCGTGGTGACCGCAGCCGATCTGGACGGCAGGCGCATCCGGGCCGTGGACGTCGCCACGCGGTTCGGCGCCTGCCGCATCGCCGCGCGCGCCTTCGTCGACGCGTCCGGGGACGCGGCGCTTGCGTGGACCGCTGGCCTGGCCTGCCGCGAGCCGACCATGGCCATCCATGGCACCCAGATGTGCGTCCTCGAAGGGGTGGTCTGCGGCGACCCCGCTGAGACGCGAGCGGTCGTCCAGCACGCCGAGGGGCTCATCCGTGAGCGGGGTGAGGCGTACGGTCTGACACGGCGGGAGGGGGTGATCTTCCTGCTGCCCTCCCGGCAGGTTGCCATCCTCAACGTCACGCACGTCGAAACGCCGCTCGACCCGGTGGCATTCTGGCACCATGGTCTGGAGGGTCGCGAGCAGGTGGAGCGAGCCATCGCGCTGCTCAAGGCGGAGTACCCCGAGGTCTTTGGGCGCGCCCACGTGCGCAGCCTCGGCCACCCCGGCATCCGTCAAACCCGGTCGATCGTGGGTATGCACATGCTCACGGTCGATGAGGTGAACGCAGGGGTGCGTTTCCCCGACGCGATCGCCCGCGTGGCCTGGCCGATCGAGCTCCACGACACCGCGGCGGGCTACCGGTGGGAGCCTTTCCCGGATGGCCACGTGCACTACATCCCGCTCCGCTCCCTCCTCCACGCTGAGGCGGACAACCTGATCGCTACCGGGCGCTGCATCGACGCCGATCCGTTTGCGCTCTCCAGCGTCCGGGTCATGGGGCCGTGCATGGCCACGGCGGTGGCTGCGGCTGAGTGCATCGATCTCGCCCTGTGGAGCGATTCGAGTCTCCACGACGTCGACGCCGGCAAGGTTCAGGAACGCGTCGCGCCCAACCTGGACGGCGAGTGGCCGTGGCCGCCCGATGGCGGGACGAGCGCATCCGGCGCCTAG
- a CDS encoding ABC transporter ATP-binding protein, whose protein sequence is MRVGVRGLTVRIGNVTILQPVDLDVEDGEFFALLGPSGCGKTTFLRVLAGLERPASGRVWIGDQVVSDADGVFLPPEARDVGFVFQSYALWPHMTVFENVAFPLKSRGWAKAKIPEQVDWALRMVGLAHLSSRPVTALSGGQQQRVAIARAIVAHPKLLLMDEPLSNLDADLRREVRDEIRRLQQELQITTLYVTHDQEEAFAISDRIAVMNAGQILQVGSAKQIYDAPQHAAVAHFLGLKVLEGELVREGGQAALEIHGSRVPCAVPDALPEGPVEIALDAGKLRVWQPRDPSEAPPAAALPAFVERVAFSGRWGWRARVRLWEGVALELYTPAELQEGMDVLLVGEPGFLRVVGPVAATPATATTG, encoded by the coding sequence ATGCGCGTAGGCGTGCGCGGACTGACCGTTCGGATCGGGAACGTCACGATCTTGCAACCGGTCGACCTCGACGTGGAGGACGGGGAGTTCTTCGCGCTGCTCGGCCCGAGCGGCTGTGGCAAGACCACCTTCTTACGGGTGCTCGCCGGCCTCGAACGTCCTGCAAGCGGCCGCGTCTGGATCGGCGACCAGGTGGTGAGCGACGCCGACGGGGTGTTCCTACCCCCGGAGGCGCGCGACGTTGGCTTTGTCTTCCAGTCGTACGCGCTGTGGCCGCACATGACGGTCTTCGAGAACGTGGCGTTCCCGCTCAAGTCGCGCGGGTGGGCCAAGGCCAAGATCCCGGAGCAGGTGGACTGGGCGCTGCGCATGGTCGGCCTGGCCCACCTCAGCTCCCGGCCGGTGACGGCGTTGAGCGGGGGCCAGCAGCAGCGGGTGGCGATCGCCCGGGCCATCGTCGCCCACCCGAAGCTGCTGCTGATGGACGAGCCGCTCTCGAATCTAGATGCCGACCTGCGCCGGGAGGTCCGCGATGAAATTCGCCGGCTGCAGCAGGAACTCCAGATCACGACGCTCTACGTGACGCACGATCAGGAGGAGGCGTTCGCCATCTCAGATCGCATCGCCGTCATGAACGCGGGTCAGATCCTCCAGGTCGGGTCGGCGAAGCAGATCTACGACGCCCCGCAGCACGCCGCCGTCGCCCACTTCCTCGGGCTGAAAGTCCTGGAGGGGGAGCTGGTCCGCGAGGGCGGCCAGGCGGCGCTGGAGATTCATGGCTCCCGTGTGCCGTGCGCGGTGCCCGACGCGCTCCCCGAGGGGCCGGTTGAGATCGCGCTTGACGCGGGGAAGCTGCGCGTGTGGCAGCCGAGAGATCCGTCGGAGGCGCCGCCCGCGGCAGCCCTCCCCGCGTTCGTGGAGCGGGTCGCGTTCTCGGGGCGCTGGGGATGGCGCGCGCGGGTGCGGCTCTGGGAGGGAGTCGCACTCGAGCTCTACACGCCGGCCGAGCTGCAGGAGGGCATGGACGTGCTGCTCGTGGGAGAGCCGGGGTTCCTGCGCGTCGTCGGCCCAGTGGCGGCCACACCCGCAACGGCGACGACGGGCTGA
- a CDS encoding nitroreductase family protein: MGVTSEAGAVLEQVRKVRQVRQYRPDPVPAEAVDQLLEIARWTGSSRNTQPWHFIVIRDKETLRRISQLRPPINWVADAPMAIAIVLDGASQLSEAYDEGRVTERLLIAAQILGLGGGVAWFGDASQEAEAKRILGIPDDRTARSVVTIGYPKSIRDPRPNPARAGRKPISEIVSYERFGQTSA, encoded by the coding sequence ATGGGAGTAACGTCGGAGGCGGGCGCGGTGCTGGAGCAGGTCCGAAAGGTGCGCCAGGTTCGCCAGTACCGGCCGGACCCGGTTCCGGCTGAGGCCGTGGACCAATTGCTGGAGATCGCTCGGTGGACGGGTAGCTCCCGCAACACCCAGCCGTGGCACTTCATCGTGATTCGTGATAAGGAGACCCTGCGCCGGATCAGCCAGTTGCGTCCCCCGATCAATTGGGTTGCGGACGCGCCGATGGCCATCGCTATCGTGCTCGACGGGGCGAGCCAACTCAGCGAGGCATACGACGAGGGCCGCGTCACCGAGCGCCTGCTCATCGCGGCACAGATCCTCGGACTGGGAGGCGGGGTCGCCTGGTTCGGCGATGCGTCGCAGGAGGCTGAGGCCAAGCGGATTCTCGGCATCCCGGATGACCGCACGGCCCGCTCAGTTGTCACTATCGGGTATCCGAAGTCGATTCGAGATCCCCGCCCCAACCCCGCGCGGGCCGGCCGCAAGCCAATCTCCGAGATCGTCAGCTACGAGCGGTTCGGCCAGACCAGCGCGTGA